The genomic DNA ATACCGACGATGAAGATCTTCCGTCACTCCATATCGAGCAGCTTGCAGCAGTCGATGAGTACCAGAGAAAAGAGGATGCGAGGCTAAGGCGGGAGGAAATTCTACAGTTCACGAAACAGCTGGAAGAATACAATCTTACCTTTGAAGATCTGATCGACGCTTCACCAAAACATGAAGATGCACGGATGAATGCCATCAATATTTCCATGATTGTCGTAAATGAAATGGAATTCAAGGACTACCTACTGGCGAAAAAGCGTTTACCGATAAAAAAACTAGAAAAGACGGTAAGTGTGAGCAGGAAGACCATAGAACGGAATCGTAAGTATATCATCGCCATGTGCTTGATTCTGATGGGCGATTATGTTTATTTAAAGGATTACTTAAAAGGCAGGTTAGGCTGATGAAAAAAGGGATCATCATGGATATCAAGTCGGACGCCCTCGTTATGATGACCGCTGAAGGGGAGTTCATCAAAGGGAAGAAGCATCCTCATCAACAGTATTCAATCGGTGAAGAGATCCCGTTTTTTCCAGTGACGGGAGAACGGTTCTATGCACGACGCCGATCAGGAAGGATGCGTTGGAAGGTTCTTCTCGCTTCATGTGCAGTCTTTGCTCTTCTGCTAATCTTGCTTCCAAGCACATTGACCGAGGACAGGAAGGCATATGCCTACGTGTCTCTCGACATCAATCCGAGTCTCGAATTGACGCTGGATGAAGAAAAACAGGTGCTTGATATCGTTTCGTACAATGAAGAAGGAGATGAAATCCTATCGTCCCTTCATAAGTGGCGAAACTCAAAAGCAGAGAAGGTTACTGCGAAGATCTTTGATTTATGTGAAGAGCTGGGATACTTCACTGAAACGGATCACATCTATATGACTTCTTCATTTCCTGAAGAAAAAGACGGAAAAGCCAAAGAGAGCTTTATTAATAGCATTTATACAATGATCGAAGATGAGAATCAATCGAGACCCGTGACCATCACCTATAAAGAAGCCAGCCGGGAAGAACGGAAAGAGGCCCATGAAAACGGGGTGACGGCAGGGCACTTGATGAAGGAGCAAGAGAAGACGGTCGACGAAGCTCCAGAGGATAAGGTGAAGACGGTGGAACCTAAAGAGGGTGACATGCCTTCTGTTCAGCCACCGGCCAAAGACAAAACGAAAAGCGATGCCGCAGGCAGGGAAGAAAATACAAATAAAGAAGAGGAAAAAGAAGCCGTTCCCGAACAAAAAGCAAACCCTCAAAGGAAACAAGAAAAAGAAAAAAAGGAAGTCACCCCACCGAAAAAAGGACCTGCTCAGCCTCATAAGCGCCATGAGCAGAAAGAACGGGGAAACGACAAGTCAGATACGACAAAAAAGCAAGAGGAATGGTCACCCCCGAGCCAGCAGGAAAAAAAGAACAAACAGGCCGGCAAACAGAAGGAAGCAGATAAACACGACCATCACATGAAGGAAAAAGAAGGTTCAAAAGGGGATAAAAACCCAGGCAAAAGAGGAGAGGACCGGGGCAAGAAGGAAGGCTGGAAAAAGAACCATAAACAAGATGAATCGAGTAGGAGGGGATGATTAATCCCCGACCTCTCACACCACCGTACGTACCGATCAGTATACGGCGGTTCAATTAAGATACTTGACGAAGCTTTTCGTAACGATGTGATAGGCTTAGAAGCCCTTGATACTTCCAAAAGGAAGTATCAAGGGTTTTGTGCAATACAGGGCTATGGGCAATTCTCCAATATCCCTTGCGGGAAAGACCCCACTCATATGCTTTCCACCTTGGGACTCCAAGTGCTGTAAGTTTCCTTATTCTTGTTTTGGGTCGTTTCCATTGCTTCCACAGACACATACGCAGTCTTCTTCTAATCCAAGAGTCCATCCTCTTTAAGACGCTTGGTGTGTCTGCGAGTTGGAAATATCCTACCCATCCCA from Rossellomorea marisflavi includes the following:
- the sigI gene encoding RNA polymerase sigma factor SigI, with protein sequence MLNLLLLSLVKRKTTIEEKAVRIQNGEEELLSSLLDEYKPFIKKTVSSVCKRYITESDDEFSIGLIAFHDAIVKYNTEKGSSFISFSEVIIKRKVIDYIRKNGKYQDISVDMNNTDDEDLPSLHIEQLAAVDEYQRKEDARLRREEILQFTKQLEEYNLTFEDLIDASPKHEDARMNAINISMIVVNEMEFKDYLLAKKRLPIKKLEKTVSVSRKTIERNRKYIIAMCLILMGDYVYLKDYLKGRLG
- a CDS encoding anti-sigma factor domain-containing protein — its product is MKKGIIMDIKSDALVMMTAEGEFIKGKKHPHQQYSIGEEIPFFPVTGERFYARRRSGRMRWKVLLASCAVFALLLILLPSTLTEDRKAYAYVSLDINPSLELTLDEEKQVLDIVSYNEEGDEILSSLHKWRNSKAEKVTAKIFDLCEELGYFTETDHIYMTSSFPEEKDGKAKESFINSIYTMIEDENQSRPVTITYKEASREERKEAHENGVTAGHLMKEQEKTVDEAPEDKVKTVEPKEGDMPSVQPPAKDKTKSDAAGREENTNKEEEKEAVPEQKANPQRKQEKEKKEVTPPKKGPAQPHKRHEQKERGNDKSDTTKKQEEWSPPSQQEKKNKQAGKQKEADKHDHHMKEKEGSKGDKNPGKRGEDRGKKEGWKKNHKQDESSRRG